One segment of Panicum virgatum strain AP13 chromosome 1K, P.virgatum_v5, whole genome shotgun sequence DNA contains the following:
- the LOC120649894 gene encoding ATP-dependent DNA helicase homolog RECG, chloroplastic-like, producing the protein MIASSSLQSWLKCGSDNNLARVISLEFRRGRSKRFGSKMRFRNALGSRLFQWCSRENHTSVRKLLEVDGRSERSKLLKKVSVLMGYSNAQDLVEQQRARGESATELISVFKEIDFPEISAKFPCIKIGDASPIELYEDSTNMMCKETVLSENLTNFIRGSGGNLETAYKFPNECHPLRQTPTTSDDASSTEESSLMAHHISQEPAVGKEACPESLPDATTSDNSMLDKSIRCLPGTTSRQYRQLEEGGFHTVRKLLQHFPRTYADLRNPQGPIEDGQYIMLFGTVISSRGIKVKSTLGFLEVVVGCSIVETELSSSVKSNHSDAEQKTIHLHLKKFFSGTRFSSQYFLNCMSAKHKEGDLVYVSGKIKKVLANGHYELKEYTIDGLEGEGEQSSMLDRRPHAIYPSKAGLKPNLLGLSISRALKMLTPDVDPMPPDVLFEFNLPNLFDAYMGIHKPKDRDEADFARRRFIFDDFFYLQLGRLFQMLEAVGTRVEKEELLYKCKNHELNTVGADDWSPLTKKLLKSLPYSLTPSQLSAVKEIIWDLRRPVPMNRLLQGDVGCGKTIIAFLACMEVVSSGFQAAFMVPTEVLAVQHYGHLTSLLDKFDGDDKPNIALLTGSTSTRESRIIRNGLKTGEIAMVIGTHSLIADKTDFSALRISVIDEQQRFGVVQRGRFNSKLYTSSSKLSGENTSSDEASDSEAFMAPHVLAMSATPIPRTLALALYGDMSLTQITDLPPGRQPIETLALEGNDAGFKTVFQMMRDELIDGGKVYLVYPIIDESEHLPQLRAATAEFDSIKEKFEGYPCGLLHGRMRSDEKDEALSSFRSGETRILLSTQVIEIGVDVPDASMMVVMNAERFGIAQLHQLRGRVGRGERKSRCIFLASSPSTLPRLKVLEKSADGFYLANADLLLRGPGNLLGKKQSGHLPEFPIARLEIDGGILQEAHHAALKVLASSNDLALYPRLKVELSMRQPLCILGD; encoded by the exons ATGATCGCTTCCTCTTCCTTGCAGTCCTGGCTTAAG TGTGGCAGCGATAATAATCTAGCGAGGGTCATCTCCTTGGAGTTTCGGAGGGGGCGCTCCAAAAGGTTCGGTTCCAAAATGAG ATTTAGGAATGCTCTCGGTTCTAGACTCTTTCAGTGGTGTTCGCGTGAGAATCACACATCTGTTCGGAAGCTGTTGGAGGTAGATGGCAGGTCGGAGAGATCAAAGCTCCTTAAGAAA GTGTCTGTTTTGATGGGTTACAGTAATGCACAAGATTTAGTTGAGCAACAAAGAGCCCGTGGAGAATCTGCTACCGAGTTGATTAGTGTTTTCAAAGAAATTGACTTCCCAGAAATTTCTGCAAAGTTTCCTTGCATAAAAATTGGGGATGCATCACCTATTGAACTATATGAGGATTCTACTAACATGATGTGCAAAGAAACTGTACTTTCTGAAAACCTCACGAATTTCATCCGAGGCTCAGGTGGAAATTTGGAGACAGCTTATAAATTTCCTAATGAATGTCATCCATTGAGGCAAACGCCCACAACTTCAGATGATGCTTCAAGCACTGAAGAGAGCTCTCTCATGGCACATCATATTTCTCAGGAACCAGCAGTTGGCAAGGAAGCTTGTCCTGAGTCATTGCCTGATGCTACAACCTCAGACAATAGCATGCTGGATAAAAGTATCAGGTGCTTGCCTGGAACAACTAGTAGGCAGTATCGCCAACTGGAGGAAGGTGGTTTCCATACG GTCCGCAAATTATTGCAGCATTTTCCTCGGACCTATGCAGATCTGCGGAACCCTCAAGGTCCCATAGAAGATGGGCAGTACATTATGCTATTTGGTACTGTTATATCTTCCAG GGGAATCAAGGTTAAGTCCACATTAGGTTTTCTTGAGGTGGTTGTTGGTTGTTCCATAGTTGAGACCGAATTAAGCTCTTCAGTTAAGAGTAATCACTCTGATGCAGAGCAGAAGACAATTCATTTGCACCTCAAGAAATTTTTCAGTGGCACACGTTTCTCTTCTCAATATTTTCTTAACTGTATGTCAGCAAAGCACAAAGAAGGGGATCTTGTTTATGTCAGTGGTAAG ATAAAAAAGGTGCTTGCTAATGGCCATTATGAGTTGAAGGAGTACACTATTGACGGGCTTGAAGGGGAGGGGGAACAAAGCAGTATGCTTGACAGGAGACCACATGCTATATACCCATCAAAAGCTGGATTAAAACCAAATCTGCTGGGTCTCTCTATCTCTAG GGCCTTGAAGATGCTGACCCCAGATGTTGATCCTATGCCTCCTGATGTTCTCTTTGAATTCAACTTGCCGAATCTCTTTGAT gCTTACATGGGAATTCATAAACCTAAGGATCGAGATGAAGCTGATTTTGCTCGAAGAAGGTTTATATTTGATGATTTCTTTTACCTCCAG TTGGGAAGACTATTTCAAATGCTTGAAGCAGTTGGTACGCGGGTTGAAAAAGAGGAATTGCTATACAAGTGTAAAAATCATGAGCTAAATACTGTTGGTGCAGACGATTGGTCTCCTCTTACAAAGAAATTGTTGAAGTCTCTTCCTTATTCACTTACTCCTAGTCAATTGAGTGCTGTTAAAGAGATTATATGGGATCTCAGGAGACCAGTTCCCATGAACAGACTCTTGCAG GGGGATGTTGGCTGCGGAAAGACTATTATTGCTTTCCTGGCGTGTATGGAGGTTGTTAGTTCAGGATTTCAG GCTGCTTTCATGGTTCCAACGGAGGTACTTGCTGTCCAGCACTATGGACACTTGACTTCATTGCTGGATAAGTTTGACGGAGATGACAAACCAAACATTGCCTTGCTTACTGGCTCAACTTCCACAAGGGAGTCAAGGATAATAAGAAAT GGTCTCAAAACTGGAGAGATAGCCATGGTCATTGGAACACACAGCTTAATTGCTGATAAAACTGATTTTTCAGCTTTACGTATCTCTGTTATAGATGAACAGCAGCGCTTTGGAGTTGTACAGAGAGGCAGGTTTAATAGCAAG CTATATACCTCTTCATCGAAGTTGAGTGGTGAAAATACAAGTTCAGATGAGGCTTCTGATTCTGAAGCATTTATGGCTCCCCATGTGCTTGCGATGTCAGCTACTCCAATTCCAAGAACATTGGCACTTGCTTTATATGGTGATATGTCTCTTACTCAG ATCACGGACTTGCCTCCAGGTAGGCAGCCTATCGAAACCCTTGCTCTTGAAGGCAATGATGCAGGATTCAAAACTGTTTTCCAG ATGATGAGGGATGAGCTGATAGATGGGGGCAAAGTATACCTTGTGTATCCTATCATAGATGagtcagagcatctgccacaactcCGTGCCGCAACAGCTGAATTTGATTCCATAAAAGAAAAATTCGAAGGCTATCCTTGTGGGCTGTTGCATGGCCGCATGAGGAGCGATGAGAAGGATGAAGCTCTTAGCAGTTTTAGAAGCGGAGAAACACGTATTCTCCTATCAACACAAGTGATTGAGATTGGGGTCGATGTTCCTGATGCTTCCATGATGGTTGTCATGAATGCTGAGAGATTTGGAATTGCTCAGCTGCACCAGCTGCGAGGGAGAGTAGGACGCGGTGAAAGGAAATCCAGATGCATATTCCTGGCTTCCAGTCCAAGCACACTGCCAAGGCTCAAGGTGCTTGAGAAGTCAGCTGATGGGTTTTACCTCGCTAACGCAGACCTGCTGTTGCGAGGCCCTGGGAATCTACTTGGCAAAAAACAGTCTGGCCATCTTCCAGAGTTTCCAATAGCTAGATTGGAGATTGATGGTGGTATTCTTCAAGAGGCACATCATGCTGCATTG AAAGTGTTGGCTTCAAGCAACGATCTAGCGCTATATCCACGCCTGAAGGTGGAGCTCAGTATGAGGCAGCCATTGTGCATTCTTGGAGATTGA